In Prunus dulcis chromosome 1, ALMONDv2, whole genome shotgun sequence, the following are encoded in one genomic region:
- the LOC117614950 gene encoding putative disease resistance protein RGA3 isoform X2, translated as MPIVGMAGLGKTTVARSLFNKDSIGGHFEKKIWVCVSNTLEVNSILSWILEYLNPTKAGIQRLDALLKNLVQELEKKRYFLVLDDVWNEDPQKWSNLMTCLSKLRSAQGSVVIVTTRSASVASITKKVIPMYVLRSLSVDDCWDILKKRAFPDGNAPIAKDLETIGREIARKCAGIPLTAKNSDSVA; from the exons ATGCCCATTGTCGGAATGGCAGGCCTGGGGAAGACAACTGTGGCTAGGTCACTATTCAATAAAGATTCTATTGGTGGAcattttgagaagaaaatatgGGTGTGTGTATCTAACACTCTTGAGGTCAATTCGATTTTAAGTTGGATATTAGAATATCTTAACCCAACAAAGGCTGGGATACAACGCCTAGATGCATTGCTTAAAAACCTAGTACaagaattggaaaaaaagagatattttcTTGTGCTTGATGATGTGTGGAACGAAGATCCTCAAAAATGGAGCAATTTGATGACTTGTTTGTCAAAACTTCGTAGTGCCCAGGGAAGCGTTGTTATAGTCACTACGCGCAGTGCCAGTGTTGCATCAATCACGAAAAAAGTAATTCCAATGTATGTTTTGAGAAGTCTATCTGTTGATGATTGTTGGGACATATTGAAGAAAAGAGCATTTCCAGATGGTAATGCTCCTATTGCAAAAGATCTAGAAACAATTGGAAGGGAGATTGCCAGAAAGTGTGCTGGTATACCTTTAACGGCAAAG AATTCAGATTCAGTTGCTTGA
- the LOC117614950 gene encoding putative disease resistance protein RGA3 isoform X1, with translation MPIVGMAGLGKTTVARSLFNKDSIGGHFEKKIWVCVSNTLEVNSILSWILEYLNPTKAGIQRLDALLKNLVQELEKKRYFLVLDDVWNEDPQKWSNLMTCLSKLRSAQGSVVIVTTRSASVASITKKVIPMYVLRSLSVDDCWDILKKRAFPDGNAPIAKDLETIGREIARKCAGIPLTAKIQLLDLAPIPP, from the exons ATGCCCATTGTCGGAATGGCAGGCCTGGGGAAGACAACTGTGGCTAGGTCACTATTCAATAAAGATTCTATTGGTGGAcattttgagaagaaaatatgGGTGTGTGTATCTAACACTCTTGAGGTCAATTCGATTTTAAGTTGGATATTAGAATATCTTAACCCAACAAAGGCTGGGATACAACGCCTAGATGCATTGCTTAAAAACCTAGTACaagaattggaaaaaaagagatattttcTTGTGCTTGATGATGTGTGGAACGAAGATCCTCAAAAATGGAGCAATTTGATGACTTGTTTGTCAAAACTTCGTAGTGCCCAGGGAAGCGTTGTTATAGTCACTACGCGCAGTGCCAGTGTTGCATCAATCACGAAAAAAGTAATTCCAATGTATGTTTTGAGAAGTCTATCTGTTGATGATTGTTGGGACATATTGAAGAAAAGAGCATTTCCAGATGGTAATGCTCCTATTGCAAAAGATCTAGAAACAATTGGAAGGGAGATTGCCAGAAAGTGTGCTGGTATACCTTTAACGGCAAAG ATTCAGTTGCTTGACTTGGCGCCAATCCCTCCCTGA